Genomic window (Megamonas funiformis):
ACGTATTTGTGGTTTACGTGAAACTCAGCGTTACCTCGTATACGAAGTACAAAAAGTATATAAATCTCAGGGTGTTGGTATCAACGATAAACATATTGAAGTTATGGTTCGTCAGATGCTTCATAAAGTTAAAATTGAAGATTCTGGTGACACTGATTTCCTCCCTGGCGAATATATTGATATCAATAGCTTTGAATCTGCAAATGCTAAAGCTATTGAAGAAGGCGGTATTCCAGCCGTTGCTCGTCCAATCCTCTTAGGTATTACAAAAGCTTCCTTGGCAACAGATTCCTTCTTATCTGCAGCATCATTCCAAGAAACTACTCGTGTTCTTACTGATGCAGCTATCAAAGGTAAGGTTGATCCACTTATCGGTCTTAAGGAAAATGTTATCATCGGTAAATTAATTCCTGCTGGTACTGGTATGAGTAGATATAGAAATATTAATGTAGTAGATTTAGATGCTGCTGAACATGAAGCACAAGAAGAAACTACAGTTACTGAATAAGATTAATAAAAAGCAAGATACTTTATTGTATCTTGCTTTTCTTTTTTATGAAATTAATTTTTTATGAAATTAATTATAAAAAAAGAAAAAATATAGATTTATTGATACTTTATAAATCTATTTGTTGAAAAAAAATGAAATATCCATTATAATAAAATTTGTTTGATTAGATAAGTTGTATTTTGTTAAAGAAAGTTGTAATACAACATTAGGAGGTATATAAGTTTATATAAAATATTTAAAAATATATAAAAATATATATAAATCCTAAAATTAAAAAAGGGGTAGTAAAAAATGACAGACATTAATAATTTATCAGTTAATGCCATTCGTGTATTAGCAGCAGATGAAGTACAGAAAGCAAATTCTGGACATCCAGGTCTTCCACTTGGCTGTGCACCAGTTGCTTATGAACTTTGGGGCAAACATATGAACCACAATCCTAAAAATCCTAAATGGGTTAATCGTGACCGTTTCATTTTATCCGGTGGACATGGTTCTTCTATGCTTTATGCTCTTTTACATTTATTTGGTTATGGCTTAACTGTAGAAGATCTTAAAAATTTCCGTCAAGATGGTTCCTTAACTCCAGGTCATCCAGAATATGGTCATACTGTTGGTGTTGAAGCTACTACTGGTCCACTTGGTGCTGGTATGGGTATGGCTGTTGGTATGGCTATGGCTGAAGCTCATTTAGCTGCAACTTTCAATAAACCAGAATTCCCTGTTGTAGACCACTACACTTATGTATTAGGTGGAGATGGCTGTATGATGGAAGGTATTTCTTCTGAAGCATTTTCTTTAGCTGGTACATTAGGTCTTAGCAAATTAATCGTTATTTATGATAGCAACAAAATCTCCATTGAAGGTAGCACAGATATTGCTTTCACTGAAAATGTACAAAAACGTATGGAAGCATTTGGTTTCCAAACTATCACTGTTGAAGATGGTAACGATTTAGAAGCTATCGGCAAAGCTATTGAAAAAGCAAAAGCTGATAAAACTCGTCCTTCTTTCATCACTGTTAGAACTCAAATCGGTTATGGTTGCCCTGCAAAACAAGGTAAAGCTTCCGCTCATGGTGAACCTCTTGGTGTAGACAATGTAAAAGCTATGAGAGAATTCTTAGGCTGGGAAAGTGAAGAAGCTTTCTATGTTCCACAAGAAGTTTATGATAACTACAATAAATTAGCTGAAAATGGTGCTAAAGCTGAAGAAGCTTGGAATACACTCTTTGCTGATTATTGTGCAAAATACCCTGAATTAAAAGCTCTTTGGGATAAATACTTCGGTGAAGTTGATGCTAAAGGTCTTCTTGAAGATGAAGAATTCTGGGCTTATGAAGATAAAGCAGTAGCAACTCGTGCTCTTTCTGGTACAATGATCAACCGCTTAAAAGATAGATTACCAAATCTCTTCGGTGGTAGTGCTGACCTTGCTCCTTCTAACAAAACTCATATGAATGATGCTGGCGATTTCAGCAAAGATGATTATCTTGGCAGAAACTTACACTTTGGTGTTCGTGAATTCGCTATGGCAGCTATCGTAAATGGTATTCAATTACATGGTGGTTTAATCTCTTATGGTGCTACATTCTTCGTATTTAGCGATTATACAAAACCAATGCTTCGTTTAGCTTCCTTGATGAACTTACCTGTAACAATGGTATTCACTCATGATAGTATCGGTGTTGGTGAAGATGGTCCTACACATGAACCTATTGAACAATATGCTATGCTTCGTTCTTTACCAAACTTCAACTTATTCCGTCCAGCTGATGCTACAGAAACAGCTGCTGGTTGGTATTTAGCTGTAACAAGCAAAACTACTCCAACAGGTCTTGTATTGACTCGTCAGAACTTACCACAGCTTCCTGGTAGCTCCAAAGAAGCATTAAAAGGTGGTTATGTAATCGCTGATTCCACTAAAGAAATTCCAGATGCAATCATTATCGCAACTGGTTCAGAAGTATCTTTAGCTTTAGATGCTAAAGCAGAATTAGCAAAAGAAGATATTGATGTTCGCGTAGTAAGTATGCCTTGCGTAGACTTATTTGAACAACAATCCGCTGAATACAAAGAAGCAGTTCTTCCAAAAGCTATCCGCGCACGTGTAGCTGTAGAAGCTGGTACTGATTTTGGTTGGGGTAAATATGTAGGTTTAGATGGTGCTGTTGTAACTATGCATGGTTTCGGTGCTTCTGCTCCTGCTGGTATCTTATTCAAAAAATTCGGCTTCACTACTGAAAATGTAGTAAATACTGTTAAATCTGTTCTTTAATAAGTAGTAAATATTTTTATAGAAAAAGACGATTGTCTATGGCAATCGTCTTTTTTGTATTTTTACATAAAAATAATAAAATTTTATAACAATTTTAGTTAAAAAGTAGTATAATGTTGTAAGTTTATAAAATGCGTTTTATAAACATCATTTGTTAATGCACATCAAAGATACTGTGCGAAGAATAAGGGGAGTGTTATGAAAAGTTTTAAACTGACAAAAGAAGAAGCTACAATGTTAGCACAAAAATATGCTACACCATTAGAGGTGATTTCTTTAGAGCATATTGAGGAAAATTATAATTTATTGTGCAAACATATACCGAGGTTGAAGGTTTTTTATGCAATCAAAGCTAATTCAGCGAAATGTATTTTGGAAAAGCTGATAAAATTA
Coding sequences:
- the tkt gene encoding transketolase; protein product: MTDINNLSVNAIRVLAADEVQKANSGHPGLPLGCAPVAYELWGKHMNHNPKNPKWVNRDRFILSGGHGSSMLYALLHLFGYGLTVEDLKNFRQDGSLTPGHPEYGHTVGVEATTGPLGAGMGMAVGMAMAEAHLAATFNKPEFPVVDHYTYVLGGDGCMMEGISSEAFSLAGTLGLSKLIVIYDSNKISIEGSTDIAFTENVQKRMEAFGFQTITVEDGNDLEAIGKAIEKAKADKTRPSFITVRTQIGYGCPAKQGKASAHGEPLGVDNVKAMREFLGWESEEAFYVPQEVYDNYNKLAENGAKAEEAWNTLFADYCAKYPELKALWDKYFGEVDAKGLLEDEEFWAYEDKAVATRALSGTMINRLKDRLPNLFGGSADLAPSNKTHMNDAGDFSKDDYLGRNLHFGVREFAMAAIVNGIQLHGGLISYGATFFVFSDYTKPMLRLASLMNLPVTMVFTHDSIGVGEDGPTHEPIEQYAMLRSLPNFNLFRPADATETAAGWYLAVTSKTTPTGLVLTRQNLPQLPGSSKEALKGGYVIADSTKEIPDAIIIATGSEVSLALDAKAELAKEDIDVRVVSMPCVDLFEQQSAEYKEAVLPKAIRARVAVEAGTDFGWGKYVGLDGAVVTMHGFGASAPAGILFKKFGFTTENVVNTVKSVL